In Phragmites australis chromosome 18, lpPhrAust1.1, whole genome shotgun sequence, the genomic window agaaagcaacattATGCTTATTAACCCATTGAATCAGTCAATATTTTTTCCTCTTGGTTGCATCGATCCATCCCCGTTCTCCAACTGATTAACTAAATTCATGTGGCCTGTCTGCAGTTAATTCCAGCAAGTCTTGGAATTGCCGGCAAATTTGGAATCTTTTGAGTAGTATTCATGTAGAGAAcatttacagtacaccatgatattaaatggtggagagtatcattgttgtgatctaatcgtctattttagtaggtattattgtaattatcttggtacccttaggggtaattacgtcattgactgaccggacttcggaccttcgtcACCCATATCAGCCAACGGatggtggaaaccctaataaatgaaatgaacagaacaagtgaaagcttatccgagaaataaactaacattttgaccttccctaattaaacatataatttacaaatttatcatgatttttttgtttccaatcctacccttatgatacccataaTACTGGTGGGCGATAGAGTATTATTGGGTCAATCTAAACCACCGAATGAAGAAAATGGACGACatacactcatttaggtgtaccaTAAAAATCTTCTTCATGTAACCTTTGCCACAATCTCCAAACCTTTGATCCTTTCATTTGTTGTGACAAACACAGGTTCGTTTGTTGAAGATGGACCGCATGAGGAGAATTGCTGGAATGGGCAAGCCTAAGGTTCCATCTGCAGTTCAGAAAGACAAAGATGAGAGCATCGTTTTCTTCAGGGAGCTGTACAAGCGCGAGAAAGATAGGATGTGAACCTCCTGGAACCAATGTACTCAGTCGAATTCGACGCTGTCCAAGGTGAGATATTTGGTTGTGGCTATCTTTTTTCCTATGCATGTTGTCAGGAATGTTCATGAACACATCCACTATCTTTCCAACTGACTGGGTTGCGATTTAGGAAAAGACTACATTTCAGCACTCAACTGTTGCCCTTGCCCGTTTCAAATCTCGCGAACTTGAAGTTCTGGGTTGCAAAATGGATGGGGttaaaattttgactttttCCAATTTTTATATACAAATCCTGTGCAGCTGCTCCTAAAGTGGATCCACTATACTCACTCGGTGTTTGTATACTTATGACTGTATTAGGTGGCCATGCGTGCAAAATTCCCTCAGGAAAGAGAGATTTCCTCATACCTGTGGACGAGAAGCATGACTATGATTGGTAGGATAGGATTAAACTCGAGTCTAGATTCTAGACCATATTCTTGCATGGATGGAATTGTTTCTCAGAAGAACAGTTCGTTTCAGGCTGAAGACACCTCCGGCAACACCACTGTTTCCTTCCCTTGAGATTGAATCCAACTCCTCTCAAGTGGTATTTCAAAAGGAGCTAGCAATCCCTCCTCGACAAGTTAAACCGTCAGCTTCATGGGTATACTGAATGCTAATGCTCCTAAAATTTCAATCTACTACTCATTTCCAAAACTATGTCCGGCTTTTTTTTTCTGGTAGCATTCTGTCGACTATTTCTCTTGATCTCTTTATTTGTGACAGCTCTCAGGCAAGCCGGAGGCGACAAAAACATCGGCACGGTTGGCATCACCTACGGTTAACTCTTCATCGAAAAATAACATCGTGAAAGGTGCTCCAGCCATCTCCAAAGAGAAGAACCAGCCTTACACTGTAGTAAAGAGATCAAGCCAGAAGGTTCGGATGGATGGGCAGCAGAAGTCGGCTGCTACATCTATTTCAGCTACCCGAATTAGCGGTGCAACGAAGAAACACTCCGATAGGTGTTATGCTAGCCAAACCGGCAGCACGAGTGCGATCAAGGGAGTGAAAGCTCGGAGTAAAGATCCTGGATCTGGTGCAGATGTCaaaaaggaaaatggcaagACAAGAAGGCAGTCATGTCCGCCGGCTGTGACGAGAGGTATGAAGGAGCTGCAGTTGGAGGGCAGGCAGAATGCGATACCGCCGAGAGGGAAGAGTGTGACGCCAGGGGGCAGTGAGTCTGCTTCCAACATCGGTGGCCGTGCAGGGAAGGTGACACCGATGAAGGGAACAAGAGGAGTAGATGGGATGAAAGAGCATAAACCGGAGCTTGGAAGCCAGGCGAAGTGAACGTATCGtgtgatttatatgcatttccAGAACTCTGAAAATTAATACGGTGTCTGTCCTTGTATTGCCAAACTTTGCTACAACAAATTTAGGCAGACTCATGTCAATCGTTTAGCTGTTGCTACTGCTACAACAAAATTTGACTAATTTATGTCAGTCATCCAGTTGTTGCCATAGTTTTGGCGCACATTTTTCTGCATCTTCGCCCTCCTGCCATGGAcacaatttctttttttttttagagttcAAGGGCCAAGCCCCGGTCACCAAATGCATTAAGGGAGACCAAAACGTTTACAGTCTTGTGTCCAAACATTCACAGTTCAGAGAACCAGCTCAAAAATGACTACGCAGCCAGCCAATTACAGCTTTTTCCAGCTAAGACATAAGCTAAACTCTTTCTTCATTCATCTGCTCACAGACACCCTTTGCCACTTCCATCTTAGGCCCGGGAGTCTCCAACTTCACTGCACTTAGTTGACAGGCCACGAGCCTAGCTCCAACACCTTTCGGAGAGTTACTTCTCAGCCAAGCACCATCTCTGGTCTTGAAAGGACTTCCAACATCTTGCAAAGCACCAGCTCGAAGTGAGAGAGGTATCGAGTAGGACATAGAATTTTCCAACTCTTGAGCATAGAAACCATCCTCCTCCAGAGAACCTTCATGCTGCACCAAACACCATTCTGAAAGCACAAACTATTCCTTAGCTTCCAAATAGCCCATAAAACTGCTGTAGAAATCATATTAATCACAACAAACTTCCTATTGTCTAACCATAAGGAAGCAATGGACTCATAATTATCACCTATATGCAAATTGACCACTTCAGAAATACAGCTCCACATAGACTTGGCAACCACACactcaaagaaaagatgaataacTGATTCTTTTTCGCAACAGAAAAGGCAAGAGGCATCCTCAACTTTCATTCTTTTAGCCATATTATCTCTAGTCAAGGTTTTATTTTTAGACAACAgccaaagaaaaaaatgaactcTAGGGGGAACAAAAATCTTCCAAACCGATGGAGTGTAAACAGGTAGAACCCCCTGAAATTAAGGACCTTATACAAGGCATGGACACAATTTCTTGCCAAAAGTTGCTGACAAGTGGCAAACAATTCGCCTTAAGAATTGTGGCGTTCGCATGGAAGCGAACCAAATATGCGTTAAAGATTTTTGGAACAGAAGCGACGCTGCAAGTGATCAAACCCATTTTGGTATGATTTTCTTCTTTAAGAACTACATATCACGGGATAACAGGTTCACATGTTCAAGACTTCCGGTGTCAGTATACATGCATGTACCACAGTACCATCCAtagcctttttttcttctttcagaATCTTACATCAAAATGAACAAAAGCATCCCCACGGTAATCGGTTTAGAACCTGAGCAAAAGATCACTGTAATCGGAATGCAAGAGACTGATGAGCAGGCCAACAGGCTGCCACCGGCATAGACGCTGCTACTAGGCTGCGTTGCTAGGAGTGAGCGGCTTCCCTCGGCCCATGGTAAATCCTCTTGTGCCATCCGGCATGCGAGGACCTGGGGGCGGCTTTGGCACAGCTGGATGCTCACCGAGGCCACCGTGACTCGACGGAGGAGTGCCAATCGGATGATAGGCATCTTTGCTGTGGCCATGATACTGGCCCCGACCGCGACCTCTGCCTCCacgtcctctccctctcccctgcCTCATTGCACCAATGTCATGCGAGCCATCTTCAGCCTATGAATTTCGTCATTAGAATATCCATCGTTAAGAAGTTCGAGCCAGTAATAGAAACATGAAACTGGGAACCATGGCAATACCTGATGATCAAGATGTGCTTCGGAAATCTGGGCAGTATCATCTGTTCCATAGTCTTGTGGACTGCCAGTAGTATCAGGACCATCTTCGTCTACAGCATACTCCTCACCTCCACCTTTTCTTCCTTGACCCAACCCATGTTTCTACAAATAATGAAAAATAACAAGGAGTAAACAGAGGATAATTGGAGAAGCATTTTCTACACTAGCATACTATTACGACATACAATTTCGCAAAGAACACAGAatggaaaataaaaaacagaGCGCAGTGGTAGGATTCATTATAAGTACCAGGCAACCAAGAAGCGAGCGAACTCTAATCCCATCTCTCCAGTTTCCCCCACCACTGAATTCAGCAACCTATAACACAGAGCGTTCCATCTATTAATGAAGCAAAAGTGGGAAAGCAGAGCTGGATAGAAAAATCAAGCAGACATACCGCCTTTTCAGCATCTTCAACAGTCTCATACTCCACAAAAGCATGCAGCTACAAGTACAACAAAACGAAATTGGAAAAAACAGTATATTTCTTGTTTCATATCACAAAGGTATGCACTAGCTGATCAACTTTTCGCATTCATAATAAAAGGTAGATTATAGCATGGTACAGACCTTATTAGCAAAAAGCATCTCAATCCTCGATGTTTTGCTAGCAGCAGGTCCAGCACCATCTTGTGGATAGCAAGTACGTGAAGATTTCACACTGCAATGCAGAAACATCATGACTCATGAGCTTTAGTACTGCATTTGGCAACTGTTTGTGCTAACAGACATGCATACCTCCCAACAGCTGAGAAAATCTTCATAAGAGTCTGATGCTTTGGAGCCCCAGGTAAATTGTCAGCAACAATAATGCGTGACTGGGTGAACAAAGGACGAATTTCAGCAGCCTATACATAATGAATATTCCTTTGACTAATTCAATGCTAACCTGAACTTCTTCGGCGTTGAAGGGCTGTAGGCGTCTAACCTTTTTCCCATCATCCGAAACAACCtataaatgataaaaaaatatgaattttagtGAAGACCTAGAACAACAAAGCATCCCTTATGTTTGGATGAGGGGACGATAGAACAAGAGCATGACAAGATAGTTCTTGTAGGATGGTATAAGGTTATAAAGAGATTTGTTTTCTAATTCCTCCCTGCATTGAGACAGCCATCTCCTAGCTTTGACTAATGAAACCTTATTACTTGAGTAAGCAAATATGTAAAATATATGCGAACAAATTAGTATTAAGAACCAAGTGGGCTGGtattttactattactagtacctttattattattgttttctcatcatcttttttaattggatcttgtgggtttcatctctagccaaccccaacttgcttgggactaaaaggctttgttgttgttgtaaccAAGTGGGCTGGTATTTGTCAAGAACAACATGAATATCAGGAAGTAGGAATGGTAAACACGATATTTGATTGAGATGTTTACCAGCTCCGATGACGTGCGTAATGCAGCAGCCAACAAGGATCTGTCAAAAACTTTCTCCCGGATCTTCCTAAAAGATGCAATTACAGACATTGGCACTGTGAAACATAAAATGAAATGTCAATATCACCACTTACCAGAAAATTTAAGTTAATAAAATACCACATGTAGATGTCAAGGTGAGCATTCGCTTTAATTCATGTCCATTGCTTGCTGACATGGCAGGATTATAAAGTGTTGTTTGAAGAACAAAAATGCAGAAAAGGTATTAAATAATTCTCTTATGAAAAACACTAGTACATCTTAACCTCCACGAAGGGTGTGCAGCTCTCAATAAAAACAACAAATAATGCAATCAGATTAGGAACAAATTAGTATGACATTCTCCCACTTCCAAAAAAGTGCCGATAGTCCAGCACAGCATGATTAATCACAAATGATAGCTCCCCAGACTCACTAGTAACTTATTAGTAACACAAGTAAATATTCaaagaaatttttaaaaaaaaacaaaggtgGGATGATGGGAACCCATACCAGAAGCATAGCATGAAAAATAGCTCTTTTTAGCACCATCATATACACACTAGTTCTGTTGCATCGAATTACAAATGATCTTGAGTAGCAAtcatctaatatatatataggaaaattaatagagggaaaaaaattaatagAGGGCTGCCGAACCAACTGGTTTCTAGAGGCAGCTCTCGGGGGAGCGATCCATCGGcgctcccccctcccccccccccccccccccgaggcGCTCGTGCAGCTGTGTGAGTGTGGGCCtcctctttgaaaaaaaaatataggaaaattaatttgtactcctaggagtatataCTCCTGACTCGATCCATAGTTGATTATTTATAACTTATGTCTagatccatatatatatatatataggaaaactagtctgtactcttgggagtacatactctctattatgatataccacataaatgaacTAGATATACTCTTTTGTCAccatgagtatacttatatactcattgtaagatactccaatgtgaactacatgaaaaaatagaaaaaagtccatcaattttattagattttgataatacctttgtatttgtacataaaatgtaatacagccaaaaaaatatatgcaaaccacctaaaaaactatacataccacttgaatgatcttatatactcacatgttccatgtacataccatttatcacacgAGATACTCTCTATGTAATGAGATACGTATGTGGAAGTACACACTTCCgggagtaccaaatatgcttccTAGATATATATAAGCAGCCAGGGTGATTGGGTCCAGTTGAACTCACCAAATCCATCTGGATCCTTAGTGATGAATTTCATCAGATGTTCAGTTGTGGCCAAATTGATATCACTGAAGTAAAATTCTACCTGTCACGTTAACAAATACATTTAATCCAAGGAATACATGGTATCACGGATGGGAATCAAGCATCCAATGGCACTTTGATTAGACTAATAAGAAACTAAAAGGGACATAGTAAAAGCCTAAAATATTATGTTACTATGTCGGACTTGTTTTCAGTAATTCGAGACGagataaaataaaaaggaaagtACAAAAAAGTTAACGATAATAgtacataagaaaaaaaaactcttgttTATAAGTTTTTACCTGTATCTCTATAACTCTCACCCTTCTGTTACCGCTTCAGAAAGATGCAAAGAGGGAAACTAATGAAATCGAGGAAATTTTACATTCTTTCCATTTTCTAAATTATTGTCCTAAAATGGAAAAATAGTGAGTAAACCTACACTTCTACCTATTATGCGTGCAGCAGTCACAAGCTAAATTGATTTTAGAAAGACGACAATCTGTAATTTGTCGTATTTGCTTTTTGCTCTATACCCCAGTGGCGACTAATGAATCCAACTGAGACCCACATGCTTGCCAAGCATTGGTGTGCATGGTTATATTACTGTTTTGCGTTCCCTCATTGCCTCCCCGTCTTGTCGCTCAACCCTAACCCACTCACATGCAAATGCAGACAGTTTGTTCCCGTCCTGCCATACAACATACTAGCATGAATTATGAACCATGTAGCATTAGCcaagaaaatattttcataattgtGAATTACTCTGAAAAATAGAATCCTCCAACAGATATTATGTTCTACTTTTACCCCTCCAAGATCACTCCTCAGTCCTCACTAGTCACTAATGATACTACGCCACGGTACAACCGCACCACCATCTTACCTTGCTAGCAGTGGTTACGAAATATAACACGAAGATAACATGCTGCTAAGCCATACATTAAAATTGAGGGATGCCACATCCAGTAGTCATCTCAGTAGAGAATACATCTGAAACTCAAAGTTTTCCAACACATGGTGGATTACAATGAAGTTATGGAGCAGCAAGCAAGCAATCATCAAAACGAAAACGCATCAGTTTACTCCTCCTTACGATTAGTTTGCAAACATAAGGATCTTAACACACCCGAGGACCAGCCCCAAAGGCTCAAGCTTTACCGCGCGACACTCCAGATTCACACCAACCATTGCTCACAATCGGCACGGAGACACAACAACTCAGCAGATAGCACAGTAATCGAGCGCGGGACAGAGAAAGCTACCTGCTTGACGACTGTGTGAGCTACATCCTCGGGCAGCCCCTTATCCTCAGCAGTCGCCGCCGCAGCATCCCCCTCGTCCTCGCCTTGGTGCTGGTGCCGCTGCTGGTAGTGCTGCTGATGTTGGTGGTGGTGATGCGATTGATGGTGgtagtgctgctgctgctggtggtgaGGCCCGCGGCGATGGGGGTTGTTGCCGTGGTGCTGGGCGGCGGATCGGGGGGTGAACTCCGGGGCGGCGGCGTTGAGGCGGCCTGCtggggaggcggaggaggaagaagagccggagccggagccggagccggagccggagccggaggaCTCCGGGGTCTCGTTTTGCGCCATGGAGATGGGAGAGGAGAAGCCGAGACGGGTTTCGTCTGATTTGCTCTCAGGCTTGGGGTGGAACCGTGGAAGTGGAAGGAGGACTAGGAGAGGACAAGACTAGACGGCGAGACAATCCCCAGCGGTTCCGGAAAGGAAATTCTAAGAGATATAATCTCacagaaaaaattatttttataaatgtcACTATTCTATTGTTTGCTCTCAGTTTTACCTATCAACcgttaaattagaaaaaaaaaatatagatcaaAATCTCGTAAAAATCTTTCAAtaaaaaatcttataaaattttcttccacTATTTCCAATCCAGTCctaaacaagaacaagaacggGCGCTGTTAACCTTGGTACAGTACTAGCACCACCGGAGTTAGAGTTGGGCTTTGATCCATGTGCTATGGTTGAGTTGGAGCATGTATATTTCCCATAAAAACATCTTTTTGTGTTGGGCTTCAAAAATATTCTTTTGTGTTACGCTCTCCAATCATAAATGCTTGATGTTTTAATCGGATtctgatcaaaattttaaattaaaaacataaaaataaatcaaaaaaTACTTTTGTTAGTACTTGGAAGCTGTGATTTCGGCATAACAAACACTAGACACAGCAACCAGACGCCAAACCTCGTCACACCATCTTCCGTTATGAATGTGACCGCACTGCTGCAAATTCGCACAAACATCTCTTTCCTCAGCATCCCCGGGGAACAACAGCGTACAAGACCAGCGTGTTTTTAGAGGGAAAACAAGACTGTCACTTCACTGCGCAGCACTGCAGCagcattagttttttttttcactcagGTCCCGGAAGTACATGAATCCTCAGCAAAGTCAAAGTGACACAGTAATTCGTGAGTGCATGAATAGTAAAGTGCAGTTAATCACTGTAGCAAAATACTGTAGAGGTTACTGTACCACTGAAAACCTACTCATCCATTCGCGATCCGAAGGACAGGAAAAATGCGAACTGCGAGTTACTATCCATCCCGGAAAAGGTGTCCTTGGAAAAAACGTGTGATCATCTTCATGGATCATCAACCATGGTGTCAATACATAATTCCTGTGTCCCCCCGACCCATGGCCCCAACAAATCTTTACACTTCTCCAGTAGAGTTCAGCTTCAGCACCCACTGTTCACTGAGTGTACCCATTCAGACATTCTATCGCTGTTTTGGCTTATTACGCTTAAGATCAGAGTTCATGAGCACTGGACTTCGACAGTGGAGACTTTGTTCTACTATAATTGTATTGCCGCCTTCACCATTAATCGTTTCGGGTGCAAGAGCAAAACAATTTTGACTGAACTTCACCTGGGAGGGAGGTAAATCATGCAATGTTTCGCCCTACATAAAGACTCGGATTTTGAACCCCTCACAGACTAACAACAGTCAAGGCGAGCTGACTCATTTCGGGAGGGAGGGTGTACCTTCA contains:
- the LOC133899295 gene encoding la-related protein 6B-like produces the protein MAQNETPESSGSGSGSGSGSGSSSSSASPAGRLNAAAPEFTPRSAAQHHGNNPHRRGPHHQQQQHYHHQSHHHHQHQQHYQQRHQHQGEDEGDAAAATAEDKGLPEDVAHTVVKQVEFYFSDINLATTEHLMKFITKDPDGFVPMSVIASFRKIREKVFDRSLLAAALRTSSELVVSDDGKKVRRLQPFNAEEVQSRIIVADNLPGAPKHQTLMKIFSAVGSVKSSRTCYPQDGAGPAASKTSRIEMLFANKLHAFVEYETVEDAEKAVAEFSGGGNWRDGIRVRSLLGCLKHGLGQGRKGGGEEYAVDEDGPDTTGSPQDYGTDDTAQISEAHLDHQAEDGSHDIGAMRQGRGRGRGGRGRGRGQYHGHSKDAYHPIGTPPSSHGGLGEHPAVPKPPPGPRMPDGTRGFTMGRGKPLTPSNAA